A single genomic interval of Stieleria maiorica harbors:
- a CDS encoding sulfatase: protein MSRMCIALAVSLCFASASWDARGAESPGKTNVVLILVDDLGWKDVGCYGSDYYQTPHIDRLAAEGMRFTDAYAACNVCSPSRAAILTGKYPARLLLTQWLPSGRWDAEKNRLKEARYLSNLPLEEVTLAETLRESGYRTGFIGKWHLGTETYYYPEHQGFDVNVAGRDYGAPGSYFYPFEGQWKIPSTGQTLVKKAPLSGKPGDYLVDRLAEEAERFIRSSADRPFFLMLSHYAVHTPLQGKPEKQKKYEAIETSRRQGKPAYAAMVESVDDSVGRVMQTLADVGVEDETLVLLTSDNGGFAKATSNAPLRANKGSNYEGGLRVPLIIKWPKRTTPGSVSAQPVVGTDYYPTILDAVGISPRPHQHVDGVSLVPVLSGTGSLNRDAIYWHYPHYNQHPQSFPSGVVRAGKWKLIEAFEAGDVALYDLDNDIGEQHDLSQSHPEKTAELLQSLLDWRRQVGADPMRPNPQYRDH from the coding sequence ATGTCTCGAATGTGCATCGCCCTGGCGGTCAGTCTGTGCTTTGCCTCTGCTTCATGGGATGCTCGCGGTGCCGAGTCGCCCGGCAAGACCAACGTCGTCTTGATTCTTGTCGATGACCTCGGTTGGAAAGACGTCGGGTGCTACGGAAGCGATTACTACCAAACGCCGCACATCGATCGACTGGCGGCCGAGGGAATGCGATTCACCGATGCCTATGCCGCGTGCAACGTCTGTTCGCCAAGCCGCGCGGCGATTCTGACCGGCAAGTATCCCGCGCGTCTCTTGCTCACCCAGTGGCTGCCTTCGGGGCGTTGGGATGCGGAGAAGAACCGGCTGAAAGAGGCACGCTATCTCTCCAATCTGCCGCTGGAGGAAGTGACGCTCGCAGAGACGTTGCGCGAATCGGGGTACCGCACCGGATTCATCGGCAAGTGGCACTTAGGAACTGAGACGTACTATTACCCGGAGCACCAGGGGTTCGACGTCAACGTTGCCGGGCGGGATTACGGTGCGCCGGGCAGCTATTTTTATCCGTTCGAAGGACAATGGAAGATCCCTTCGACCGGGCAGACGTTGGTGAAAAAGGCTCCGCTTTCTGGGAAACCCGGCGACTACTTGGTCGACCGATTGGCCGAGGAGGCGGAACGGTTCATCCGCAGCAGTGCCGATCGTCCGTTTTTTCTGATGCTGTCGCATTATGCGGTGCACACGCCGCTGCAAGGGAAGCCGGAAAAGCAGAAGAAGTACGAGGCGATCGAAACGTCCAGGCGTCAGGGAAAGCCCGCCTATGCAGCGATGGTCGAAAGCGTCGACGACAGTGTCGGCCGCGTGATGCAGACGCTCGCGGACGTGGGAGTCGAGGATGAGACACTGGTGTTGTTGACCAGCGACAACGGCGGCTTTGCCAAGGCGACCAGCAATGCGCCGCTGCGAGCGAACAAGGGTTCCAACTATGAAGGCGGTTTGCGTGTGCCGCTGATCATCAAATGGCCGAAGCGAACCACGCCCGGGTCGGTGTCCGCCCAGCCCGTGGTCGGCACGGATTATTATCCGACGATCCTGGACGCCGTCGGGATTTCGCCGCGTCCCCACCAGCACGTCGACGGCGTCAGCCTGGTCCCGGTGCTGAGTGGAACAGGAAGCCTGAATCGCGACGCGATCTACTGGCATTACCCGCATTACAACCAGCATCCCCAAAGCTTTCCCTCGGGCGTGGTCCGCGCCGGAAAGTGGAAACTGATCGAAGCCTTTGAAGCCGGCGACGTCGCCCTGTACGACCTTGATAATGACATCGGCGAGCAGCACGACCTGTCGCAGTCCCATCCGGAGAAGACCGCCGAGTTGCTTCAATCGCTGCTCGATTGGCGTCGCCAAGTCGGCGCCGACCCGATGCGACCCAATCCGCAATACCGCGATCACTGA
- a CDS encoding PhzF family phenazine biosynthesis protein, translating into MTPSHGIPIWQVDAFADRPFAGNPAAVCLLEAARDAEWMQNVATEMNLSETAFVVPTGRPNEFHLRWFTPAVEVDLCGHATLAAAHVLIQQGHVDASQPISFQTRSGRLNCQSLGASITMDFPATPPTGQIDSATLADLRDALGVATEFVAKSREDIFVVVDSQRTVHAVSPNFNRLGQIETRGVIVTAASTDPGIDFVSRFFAPRCGINEDPVTGSAHCCLAPYWSEQFGRASLTGYQASPRGGVVQTRVEGDRVRLTGRAVTVMEARFLIDESSFAEQA; encoded by the coding sequence ATGACCCCCAGTCACGGAATCCCCATCTGGCAAGTCGACGCATTCGCCGATCGTCCGTTCGCCGGAAACCCGGCGGCGGTGTGTCTGCTGGAAGCCGCTCGTGATGCCGAGTGGATGCAGAACGTTGCCACGGAAATGAATCTTTCCGAAACCGCGTTTGTCGTCCCCACCGGTCGCCCCAATGAATTCCACCTACGCTGGTTCACTCCGGCGGTCGAAGTGGATTTATGCGGACACGCGACGCTGGCAGCCGCGCACGTCTTGATCCAGCAGGGGCATGTGGACGCGTCACAACCGATTTCGTTCCAAACCAGAAGCGGGAGGCTGAACTGCCAGAGTCTGGGGGCGTCGATCACGATGGATTTTCCCGCAACGCCCCCAACGGGCCAGATCGATTCGGCAACGCTTGCCGACCTCCGAGATGCACTGGGCGTTGCCACCGAATTCGTTGCAAAATCGAGAGAAGACATCTTTGTCGTCGTCGATTCCCAGCGGACGGTCCACGCGGTGTCCCCTAACTTCAACAGACTGGGACAGATCGAGACGCGCGGTGTCATCGTCACCGCGGCATCGACCGATCCGGGGATCGACTTCGTGTCCCGCTTCTTCGCCCCGCGTTGCGGGATCAACGAAGACCCCGTGACGGGATCGGCCCACTGTTGTTTGGCACCCTATTGGTCGGAGCAATTTGGGCGGGCGTCGCTGACCGGGTATCAGGCTTCACCGCGCGGCGGTGTGGTTCAAACCCGAGTCGAAGGCGATCGCGTGCGATTGACGGGGAGAGCGGTGACAGTGATGGAAGCGAGGTTCTTGATCGACGAATCGTCATTCGCTGAGCAAGCGTAG
- a CDS encoding SRPBCC family protein, which translates to MSCYNSVIVPATIDDVWKEVRNFHQMEWGRPFITSVKPVGGLPGDCVGAKRVLNGAFEETLLDLDDTNYSLLYSIDDGPEPVSQSSVSNYRGRIQLLPVTSDNTTFAQWMSEYTADDPKLVADFCNPIYAALLEALRDHFAGEAT; encoded by the coding sequence ATGTCCTGTTACAACTCGGTGATCGTACCCGCGACGATCGATGACGTTTGGAAGGAGGTCCGCAATTTTCATCAGATGGAATGGGGGCGTCCGTTCATCACCAGCGTGAAACCGGTCGGCGGTCTGCCGGGCGACTGCGTGGGAGCCAAGCGTGTGCTCAACGGCGCGTTCGAAGAAACGCTGTTGGACTTGGACGACACCAACTACAGCCTGCTGTATTCGATCGACGACGGCCCCGAGCCGGTGTCGCAGTCGTCGGTCTCCAACTACCGCGGCCGTATCCAACTGTTGCCGGTCACGTCCGACAACACGACGTTCGCCCAATGGATGTCCGAGTACACGGCGGACGATCCAAAACTGGTTGCGGATTTCTGCAACCCGATCTACGCGGCTTTGCTGGAAGCGCTGCGAGACCATTTTGCCGGCGAGGCGACTTAG
- a CDS encoding sulfatase-like hydrolase/transferase, giving the protein MQSLTRRQLNAAALILLWAHAVAATNAAQAKPNLLLIMADDVGCDAIGCYGGQSHPTPHIDALAQGGMKFNHAYSMPVCHPSRVCLMTGRYPFRFGAEGMKWGDFPDAAEGISIGDRFKQAGYATAVAGKWQLCMMKNDLQHPRRVGFDSWCLFGWHEGGRYHDPLIYQDGRLRDDTLGKYGPDLYVEFLVDFIRQSRQDGKPFFAYYPMALCHDVTDDLKGRHVAYSKDGRWMTYAEMISSMDDMIGRLVAALERLKIREETLILFTTDNGTPAASYLTVDADGKMVRPKVFSIRDGDVVPGGKGKHDDTGTRVPLIANWPGRIQPGSHADEMVDLTDYLPTLADIAGLGDEDVFRDGISFAPLLLGQPRELKRDWIYTEHRGKRAIRSPQFRLYDDGRFFDLAVDSKEQSPLSNEQLSGDAAEEFKQLSKRLGQMRPAAK; this is encoded by the coding sequence ATGCAATCTCTGACCCGTCGCCAACTGAATGCGGCTGCGCTAATCCTTCTGTGGGCGCATGCCGTAGCGGCGACAAACGCGGCGCAGGCCAAGCCGAATCTCTTGCTGATCATGGCCGACGACGTCGGCTGTGACGCCATCGGGTGCTACGGCGGCCAAAGTCATCCGACGCCACACATCGATGCACTCGCCCAGGGCGGGATGAAATTCAACCACGCCTACTCGATGCCGGTCTGCCACCCGTCACGCGTTTGTTTGATGACCGGGCGTTATCCGTTCCGCTTCGGTGCCGAAGGGATGAAGTGGGGAGACTTTCCCGACGCGGCCGAGGGAATCTCGATCGGCGATCGGTTCAAGCAGGCCGGTTATGCGACCGCGGTGGCCGGCAAGTGGCAGCTTTGCATGATGAAAAATGATTTGCAGCATCCGCGACGCGTCGGTTTCGATTCCTGGTGCCTGTTCGGCTGGCATGAAGGCGGACGTTACCACGACCCGCTGATTTACCAAGACGGTCGGCTTCGCGATGACACGCTCGGCAAATACGGGCCGGACCTGTACGTCGAGTTTCTAGTCGACTTCATCCGCCAAAGCCGGCAAGACGGGAAACCGTTTTTCGCCTATTACCCGATGGCGTTGTGCCACGACGTCACCGATGACTTGAAAGGCCGGCACGTGGCGTACTCCAAAGACGGACGATGGATGACCTATGCCGAAATGATCTCGTCGATGGACGACATGATCGGCCGTTTGGTTGCGGCGCTCGAGCGACTGAAGATCCGCGAAGAAACGCTGATTCTGTTCACGACCGATAACGGGACCCCGGCGGCGAGCTACTTGACCGTTGACGCGGACGGAAAGATGGTCCGTCCCAAAGTGTTTTCGATTCGCGACGGAGACGTTGTTCCCGGCGGAAAGGGAAAGCACGACGACACAGGGACGCGTGTTCCGCTGATCGCCAACTGGCCGGGCCGCATTCAGCCCGGCAGCCACGCCGATGAGATGGTGGATCTGACCGACTATCTGCCCACACTTGCCGACATTGCCGGGCTGGGGGACGAGGATGTCTTTCGCGACGGGATCAGTTTCGCGCCGCTGTTGTTGGGGCAGCCGAGGGAACTCAAGCGAGACTGGATCTACACGGAGCACCGTGGGAAACGCGCAATCCGTTCGCCTCAGTTTCGACTTTATGACGACGGACGTTTTTTCGATTTGGCTGTCGATTCGAAAGAACAGTCCCCACTTTCGAACGAACAGTTGAGCGGCGACGCAGCCGAAGAATTCAAGCAGTTGTCGAAACGTCTGGGCCAGATGAGACCTGCTGCGAAGTGA
- a CDS encoding family 16 glycoside hydrolase produces MTRPFMLFLSFVLLPLLGGFAPAVAQESSFQTLFDGTSLDGWKHSGNWEIKNGVITRSGKGGSLVYTAAIVPDDFELQFQWKVAAGSNSGVYYRPGQYEYQILDNSKHKDGKNPRTSAASLYFCMQPSADKTKPVGQWNDARIVCKGSVVQHWLNGTKVIDFDYNDPNWAFNVDMLKQRGGNLASRGGHLSLQDHGDPVWYRNIRIRSIPADEDIGHSEVTPATIAPDVLKAEAEKLAGIVARRTAAQNKASAKQPKKRPNILFILADDQSPFDLQIYNKRSKLETPNLDRLAAEGMVLDAAHHMGSWSGAVCTPSRHMIMSGRSVWHLPNRGRAKQNPNADNPQLVPTDLPDHTMAAVFNRAGYDTMRTCKRGNSYDAANQLFTIVHEATKRGGTHESGSAWHADRVLDYLGQREATKDTDPFLIYFGFSHPHDTRDGRSDLNAKYGAVNHTDKDSLPPADPKQPELPVNYLPEHPFHHGHPGLRDEEKVSGVWKRRDERTIRNELGREFACSENIDDQIGRVLEKLEQLGELDNTYIFYTADHGMAIGRHGLQGKQNLYEHTWRVPFIAKGPGIPKGTRAPGNIYLMDVLATICDLTGVDAPTTNEGTSFAPVLFGKQQVIRETLFGVYCGGTKPGMRCVKQGDWKLIKYDVLDGKVRQTQLFNLADNPHEFLTEHHDASVNALVGTTPAPEQVNLADDPKYKAQRSRLEKLLLEEMRRLDDPYRLWDQPQ; encoded by the coding sequence ATGACGCGACCTTTCATGCTGTTCCTCTCCTTCGTTCTCCTGCCATTGCTGGGCGGATTCGCCCCCGCCGTTGCCCAGGAGTCGTCCTTTCAAACGCTCTTTGACGGCACCAGTCTGGACGGTTGGAAACACAGCGGTAACTGGGAAATAAAAAACGGTGTGATCACACGCAGCGGCAAGGGCGGATCGCTGGTCTACACGGCCGCCATAGTCCCCGACGACTTTGAACTGCAGTTTCAATGGAAAGTCGCTGCGGGCAGCAACAGCGGTGTGTACTACCGACCCGGCCAGTACGAGTACCAGATTCTGGACAATTCCAAACACAAGGACGGCAAGAACCCACGAACCAGCGCGGCGTCGTTGTATTTCTGTATGCAACCGTCGGCCGACAAGACGAAACCCGTGGGGCAGTGGAACGATGCCCGGATCGTCTGCAAGGGCTCCGTCGTCCAGCACTGGCTCAATGGCACCAAGGTCATCGACTTTGACTACAACGACCCCAACTGGGCGTTCAACGTCGACATGCTGAAACAGCGCGGTGGTAATCTGGCCAGTCGTGGCGGGCATCTCAGTTTGCAAGATCATGGAGACCCGGTCTGGTATCGCAACATCCGCATCCGCAGTATTCCCGCCGACGAAGACATCGGGCACAGCGAGGTCACGCCGGCAACGATCGCGCCGGACGTGCTGAAAGCCGAGGCCGAAAAACTGGCCGGCATCGTCGCCCGTCGCACCGCCGCCCAAAACAAGGCGTCCGCGAAGCAACCTAAAAAGCGACCCAACATCCTGTTCATCTTGGCCGACGACCAGTCACCGTTCGATCTGCAGATCTACAACAAACGCTCAAAGTTGGAAACGCCGAATCTGGATCGACTGGCGGCCGAAGGGATGGTTCTGGATGCGGCTCACCACATGGGATCCTGGTCGGGTGCAGTTTGCACGCCGTCGCGGCACATGATCATGAGCGGACGCAGCGTTTGGCATCTGCCCAACCGCGGGCGGGCCAAGCAGAATCCCAACGCCGACAATCCCCAGCTCGTTCCAACGGACTTGCCCGATCACACCATGGCGGCCGTCTTCAATCGCGCCGGCTATGACACGATGCGGACCTGCAAGCGGGGCAACAGCTACGACGCGGCGAACCAATTGTTCACGATTGTTCACGAAGCCACCAAACGCGGCGGGACTCATGAAAGCGGCAGCGCCTGGCACGCCGACCGCGTCTTGGACTACCTCGGCCAGCGTGAAGCCACCAAAGACACGGATCCGTTCCTGATCTATTTCGGGTTTTCGCATCCACACGACACCCGCGACGGTCGATCGGATCTGAACGCAAAATACGGCGCGGTCAATCACACCGACAAGGATTCATTGCCGCCGGCTGACCCCAAGCAACCCGAGCTGCCGGTCAATTACTTGCCCGAACACCCGTTCCACCACGGACATCCCGGATTGCGAGACGAAGAAAAGGTCAGCGGCGTCTGGAAACGCCGCGACGAACGGACGATCCGCAACGAATTGGGACGCGAATTCGCGTGCAGCGAAAACATCGACGACCAGATCGGACGTGTGCTTGAGAAACTTGAACAGCTCGGCGAGCTGGACAACACGTACATTTTCTACACCGCCGATCACGGTATGGCGATCGGACGGCATGGTTTGCAAGGTAAACAAAACCTCTACGAGCACACTTGGCGCGTGCCCTTCATTGCCAAGGGGCCGGGGATTCCCAAAGGAACCCGAGCTCCGGGCAACATCTATTTGATGGATGTCCTGGCCACGATCTGTGACTTGACCGGCGTCGATGCGCCGACGACCAACGAAGGCACCAGCTTTGCCCCGGTTTTGTTCGGAAAACAGCAAGTCATCCGCGAGACCCTGTTCGGCGTCTATTGCGGCGGCACGAAACCGGGAATGCGATGCGTCAAACAGGGCGATTGGAAACTGATCAAGTACGACGTGCTGGACGGCAAGGTCCGCCAGACGCAACTGTTCAATCTGGCCGACAATCCGCACGAGTTTCTGACGGAACATCATGACGCCTCGGTCAATGCGTTGGTCGGTACCACGCCCGCGCCGGAGCAGGTTAATTTGGCCGACGACCCCAAATACAAGGCCCAGCGGAGCAGGCTGGAAAAGCTGTTGCTGGAGGAAATGCGCCGCCTGGACGATCCCTATCGTCTTTGGGACCAGCCCCAGTAA
- a CDS encoding sialidase family protein, which yields MKKTIEPASSICALLLIATSFAAPKTDAEEPTRTDTGFPVTPVFAAGQDGYNVFRIPAVVRAANDDLLAFCEARQGGDASEIDLVMKRSTDGGNSWGSLQVVQKNSDFRQYVSDAVTEITIGNPAPVVDLIDPEHGGRIWMPFTLENDRVFVIHSDDHGATWSSRHEITPDVKKKAWGWYATGPVHSIQIQRGPHRGRLVVPADHRIGPDGHDGGDLGAHLILSDDHGKTWRLGALDETYDDAIGANETTVVELADGTLYINTRNQLGGKPGTRGEAWSGDGGETLESHDPRWKAFRPASELLDPPVVQGALLAVKDNLIVFSAPDQNGPSGSGRSDLRLRYSADQSKTWLDGPLIYTGPAAYSDLVMVGDQTVGVLFENGDASGKNAYQRISFARVDVGKIQHAGGDQ from the coding sequence ATGAAAAAAACTATCGAACCCGCTTCCTCCATCTGCGCACTGCTGCTGATCGCAACCAGTTTCGCCGCCCCTAAAACCGATGCGGAGGAACCGACGCGGACCGACACCGGGTTTCCGGTCACGCCTGTTTTTGCCGCCGGCCAAGACGGGTACAACGTGTTTCGCATTCCCGCCGTCGTTCGCGCGGCCAACGATGACTTGCTCGCGTTTTGCGAAGCCCGTCAAGGCGGTGATGCCAGCGAGATCGACTTGGTGATGAAACGCTCGACCGACGGCGGCAACTCGTGGGGCTCGCTGCAAGTCGTGCAAAAGAACAGCGACTTTCGTCAGTACGTCAGTGATGCGGTGACTGAGATCACGATCGGCAATCCCGCTCCCGTCGTCGACCTGATCGATCCAGAGCATGGCGGTCGGATCTGGATGCCGTTCACGCTGGAGAACGATCGCGTGTTCGTCATTCACAGCGACGACCATGGTGCGACATGGTCATCGCGGCACGAGATCACCCCTGACGTCAAGAAAAAAGCGTGGGGTTGGTACGCGACCGGACCGGTTCATTCGATTCAAATTCAGCGTGGTCCCCATCGCGGGCGTCTGGTCGTTCCGGCCGACCATCGGATCGGCCCCGACGGACATGACGGCGGTGATCTGGGGGCGCACTTGATCCTCAGTGACGACCACGGGAAAACCTGGCGGTTGGGAGCACTGGATGAAACGTACGACGACGCGATCGGCGCCAACGAAACCACGGTGGTCGAACTTGCCGACGGGACGCTGTACATCAACACCCGCAACCAGCTGGGCGGAAAACCCGGTACGCGTGGCGAAGCCTGGAGCGGTGACGGGGGCGAGACCTTGGAATCACATGATCCCCGCTGGAAAGCGTTTCGTCCCGCGTCCGAATTGCTCGATCCGCCGGTTGTACAAGGTGCATTGCTGGCGGTGAAGGACAACTTGATCGTCTTTTCTGCTCCCGATCAGAACGGCCCCAGCGGTTCGGGACGCAGCGATCTGAGGTTGCGTTACTCAGCCGATCAAAGCAAGACCTGGCTGGACGGACCACTGATCTACACCGGTCCCGCCGCCTACAGCGATCTGGTGATGGTCGGCGACCAGACCGTTGGCGTGCTGTTCGAAAACGGCGATGCCTCCGGCAAGAACGCTTACCAACGCATCAGTTTTGCACGTGTGGATGTCGGGAAGATTCAGCATGCCGGCGGGGACCAGTAG
- a CDS encoding sugar phosphate isomerase/epimerase family protein → MIALNRRCLLAAAGVQVAAATLRSADAAAQPAIGFGFGTYGMKSLKTAEAIRVCAEIGYDGVEFALMDGWPTAPELLSDSERAEIRRQLRDLGLCVPSLLHSLPCLRSDQQHTENLERLKRAVELAHDLAPEKPPVVQSIVAGKTDQWEPSKQRLVDQLSDWAEVGRASQTVVCFKPHAAHAVHTPERAWWVHGQVASPWLKVVYDYSHFSLEGLSLAESLKQLLPITAYVQIKDSRGTPAKHEYLLPGDGDTDYGELLSILKDSGYDGFVNVEVSSHVHRKPGYDPVGTANLCYDRLAPLFESAGGRC, encoded by the coding sequence ATGATCGCATTGAACCGACGATGCCTGCTCGCAGCGGCGGGAGTCCAGGTGGCTGCAGCAACGTTGCGGTCTGCCGATGCTGCCGCGCAACCAGCGATCGGATTCGGGTTCGGCACCTACGGCATGAAAAGCCTGAAGACGGCCGAAGCGATCCGCGTCTGTGCCGAGATCGGTTACGACGGGGTCGAATTCGCGCTGATGGATGGCTGGCCCACCGCGCCGGAGTTGCTGAGCGATTCGGAACGAGCGGAGATCCGTCGGCAGTTGCGCGACCTGGGGCTTTGCGTTCCGTCGCTGCTGCACAGTTTGCCCTGTTTGCGTTCGGATCAACAGCACACCGAGAACTTGGAGCGACTCAAGCGAGCGGTCGAATTGGCACACGATCTGGCCCCGGAGAAGCCTCCGGTGGTCCAGTCCATCGTCGCCGGAAAGACGGACCAGTGGGAGCCGTCAAAGCAGCGGCTGGTCGATCAATTGTCTGATTGGGCCGAGGTCGGTCGTGCGAGCCAAACGGTGGTCTGTTTTAAGCCGCATGCGGCGCATGCCGTGCACACGCCCGAGCGGGCATGGTGGGTTCATGGCCAAGTCGCCAGCCCCTGGTTGAAAGTCGTTTACGACTACAGCCACTTCTCGCTGGAAGGCCTTTCGCTGGCTGAAAGCCTGAAGCAACTACTGCCGATCACGGCCTATGTCCAGATCAAAGACAGCCGCGGTACACCGGCCAAGCACGAGTACCTGCTGCCCGGCGACGGTGACACCGACTATGGCGAGTTGTTGAGCATTTTGAAAGACTCCGGCTATGACGGTTTCGTCAACGTCGAGGTCAGTTCACATGTCCATCGCAAGCCCGGCTACGATCCCGTCGGCACGGCCAACCTGTGCTACGACCGGCTCGCACCGTTGTTTGAATCGGCGGGAGGGAGATGCTAG
- a CDS encoding DUF1552 domain-containing protein, with the protein MSKINAPRLKRRTLLRGTGGAMALPLLEAMLPKTSAAAEEDAASVIPKRIGIFYFGTGMNMRQLEPVDEGRDYTLSPTLQVLAEQKDDFTVISGTYLEHGGGHQGDYTFSTGVKAKDGSSINNSVSMDQIAAEQLGRETRFPSLQLCVQRGTGFGGNLRTLSWNRDGVPLASENDPHVLFNRLFKVDGPEETELRQKGFRQRRSILDLVMEDAKQMERTVGRQDRVKLDEYFSSVREVEKQLERDIDWNVKPKPNVDTSGISDFSESYTVNMPAGQFVYEKYARMMYDLIALAYETDSSRVVSYVVRQESSGGTFPEFGVSKGFHELTHHGNDPKNLAELAQVDRIYFSHWNYFINRMKSFRQPDGSNLLDHTLLGFSSGMGIGHSKDRLPTCLFGGKAAGVAHQGHLRLPEQTPLSRVWHTMLDRAGVDPGDPFQDSSGVIGELVDLA; encoded by the coding sequence ATGAGCAAAATCAACGCACCGCGGTTGAAACGCCGAACGCTGCTTCGAGGCACCGGGGGCGCGATGGCGCTGCCGCTATTGGAAGCGATGCTGCCCAAAACCTCTGCCGCCGCTGAAGAGGACGCCGCATCGGTCATTCCCAAACGCATCGGCATCTTTTACTTCGGCACGGGCATGAACATGCGTCAGCTGGAGCCGGTCGATGAAGGCCGCGACTACACGCTGTCGCCGACGCTGCAGGTGCTCGCCGAACAAAAAGACGACTTCACCGTGATCTCGGGGACCTACTTGGAACACGGCGGCGGTCACCAAGGTGATTACACGTTTTCCACCGGGGTGAAGGCCAAAGACGGCAGCTCGATCAACAACTCCGTCTCCATGGATCAAATCGCCGCCGAACAACTCGGACGCGAAACCCGGTTTCCGTCGCTGCAGCTGTGCGTGCAACGCGGCACGGGATTCGGCGGCAACCTGCGCACGCTGTCCTGGAACCGCGACGGCGTCCCCTTGGCGTCGGAAAACGACCCGCACGTTCTGTTCAATCGGTTGTTCAAAGTCGACGGCCCGGAGGAAACCGAATTGCGGCAAAAGGGGTTTCGGCAACGCCGCAGCATCCTGGACCTGGTCATGGAGGATGCCAAGCAGATGGAGCGGACGGTCGGCCGACAAGACCGAGTCAAACTGGACGAATACTTCAGCAGCGTCCGTGAAGTCGAAAAGCAACTCGAGCGTGACATCGATTGGAACGTCAAACCCAAACCGAATGTCGACACCAGCGGCATCAGCGACTTTTCCGAGAGCTATACCGTCAACATGCCGGCCGGGCAGTTTGTTTATGAGAAATACGCGCGGATGATGTATGACCTGATCGCACTGGCCTACGAAACCGATTCGTCGCGCGTGGTCAGCTATGTCGTCCGCCAAGAAAGCTCTGGTGGGACGTTTCCCGAATTCGGTGTTTCAAAGGGATTCCATGAATTGACACACCACGGCAACGACCCCAAAAACCTTGCCGAGCTGGCGCAAGTCGACCGCATCTATTTCTCGCACTGGAACTACTTTATCAATCGGATGAAATCGTTCCGTCAGCCCGATGGTTCCAATTTGTTGGACCACACCTTGTTGGGTTTTTCCAGCGGGATGGGGATCGGGCACTCCAAGGATCGGTTGCCGACGTGTTTGTTCGGCGGCAAAGCGGCTGGCGTTGCGCACCAAGGACACCTGCGTCTGCCAGAACAGACGCCGCTGTCTCGCGTCTGGCACACGATGCTCGATCGCGCCGGCGTCGACCCCGGCGATCCCTTCCAAGACTCCAGCGGTGTGATCGGGGAATTGGTCGATCTGGCGTGA